One region of Quercus lobata isolate SW786 chromosome 2, ValleyOak3.0 Primary Assembly, whole genome shotgun sequence genomic DNA includes:
- the LOC115967958 gene encoding uncharacterized protein LOC115967958, with the protein MAGDPAKHNQNLYCVYHQETGHATDDCRNLKKHLDWLVREGKLRHLLHHPVGWQEQSNIETRQSTLRPPVGTKNVILAALGRTGSYPFRIMSVGRLPSEADDKETKRARGMATPLIRFSDEDKLGTLQPHDDALVVTLRIGRYDVKRVLVDQGNVVEVMYPDLCKGLKLKPEDLTAYDSPLVSFEGKTVTPKGMIRLPIQTDSDVVEVDFIVVDAYSPYTAIVARPWLHALGVVSSTLHQKVKYPSEGRVKEVTRPWPDNAWCQQSCDDRVLSPPPQPRMTYSN; encoded by the coding sequence ATGGCAGGTGATCCTGCAAAACATAACCAGAATCTGTATTGCGTGTATCACCAAGAGACGGGTCACGCTACCGATGATTGCAGAAATCTGAAAAAGCACTTAGACTGGCTGGTCCGAGAGGGGAAGTTGCGACACTTGCTGCACCACCCTGTCGGATGGCAAGAGCAGTCGAACATCGAAACAAGGCAAAGCACATTGAGACCACCCGTTGGCACGAAAAATGTCATTCTCGCCGCGCTGGGGAGGACCGGCTCCTATCCTTTCAGAATAATGTCGGTAGGCAGACTCCCCTCCGAAGCTGACGACAAGGAGACCAAGAGGGCTAGGGGGATGGCCACACCCCTAATCagattctcggatgaggataaacTGGGAACCctccaaccccacgacgatgccctAGTTGTCACGCTCAGGATCGGTAGATATGACGTTAAGAGGGTGTTAGTCGATCAGGGCAACGTCGTGGAAGTGATGTATCCCGACTTGTGCAAGGGGTTGAAGCTAAAACCGGAGGACCTGACAGCATACGATTCCCCATTAGTGAGTTTCGAGGGAAAAACCGTCACTCCAAAAGGCATGATTAGGCTGCCTATACAAACAGACtcggatgtggtggaggtggactttatAGTGGTAGACGCATACTCCCCCTACACCGCCATCGTAGCCCGACCGTGGCTCCATGCCTTAGGGGTTGTGTCATCAACCTTacaccaaaaggtgaagtatCCATCGGAAGGTCGAGTGAAAGAAGTAACCAGGCCATGGCCCGACAATGCATGGTGTCAGCAATCTTGTGACGACCGAGTATTAAGCCCTCCACCTCAGCCGAGAATGACTTATAGTAATTAA